The following are encoded in a window of Callithrix jacchus isolate 240 chromosome 9, calJac240_pri, whole genome shotgun sequence genomic DNA:
- the ZNF641 gene encoding zinc finger protein 641, which translates to MLSEQTAALGTGWESMNVQLDGTEPQVERGSQEEGPWRTAPGPLEHLCCDLEEEPQSLQEKAQSAPWVPAIPQEGNTGDWEMAAALLAAGSQGLVTIKDVSLCFSQEEWRSLDPSQTDFYGEYVMQENCGIVVSLRFPIPKLDMLSQLEGGEEQWVPDTQDLEERDILRVTYTGDGSEHEGDTPELEAEPPRMLSSVSEDTVLWNPEHEESWDSMPRSSRGMLLGPPFLQEDSFSNLLCSTEMDSLLRPHTCPQCGKQFVWGSHLARHQQTHTGERPYSCLKCEKSFGRRHHLIRHQKTHLHDKPSRCSECGKNFRCNSHLASHQRVHAEGKSYKGQEVGESPSTRKRQRATPVPKCHVCTECGKSFGRRHHLVRHWLTHTGEKPFHCPRCEKSFGRKHHLDRHLLTHQGQSPRNSWDRGTSAF; encoded by the exons ATGCTTTCAGAACAGACAGCAGCTCTGGGGACAGGATGGGAATCAATGAATGTACAGCTGGATGGAACAGAGCCCCAGGTGGAAAGGGGAAGTCAGGAAGAGGGACCATGGAGAACAGCACCAGGTCCTCTGGAGCACCTGTGCTGTGACCTTGAAGAGGAGCCACAGTCCCTTCAGGAGAAGG CTCAGTCTGCTCCCTGGGTTCCTGCAATTCCCCAGGAAGGGAACACTGGAGACTGGGAGATGGCAGCTGCACTTCTCGCAGCTGGATCACAG GGCCTGGTAACCATCAAGGATGTGTCACTATGCTTCTCTCAGGAGGAGTGGCGGAGCCTGGACCCCTCTCAGACAGACTTTTATGGAGAATATGTCATGCAGGAAAACTGTGGGATAGTAGTCTCTCTGA GATTTCCAATTCCCAAACTGGACATGCTTTCTCAACTAGAAGGAGGAGAAGAACAATGGGTTCCTGACACCCAGGACTTAGAGGAGAGGGACATTCTGAGGGTCACATACACAG GAGATGGAAGTGAACATGAGGGGGATACCCCTGAACTAGAAGCAGAACCTCCCAGAATGTTATCCAGCGTGTCTGAAGATACCGTTCTCTGGAACCCGGAGCATGAAGAGAGCTGGGATTCCATGCCCAGGAGCTCCAGAGGAATGCTCCTGGGGCCCCCTTTTCTTCAGGAAGATAGCTTCTCAAACCTGCTGTGTAGCACAGAGATGGATTCCCTGTTAAGACCACACACATGCCCCCAGTGTGGGAAACAGTTTGTGTGGGGCTCCCACCTTGCTAGGCATCAGCAAACACACACTGGGGAGAGGCCCTACAGCTGCCTCAAGTGTGAGAAGAGCTTTGGGCGAAGACATCACCTTATCAGGCACCAGAAAACTCACTTACATGATAAGCCCAGCAGGTGCTCTGAGTGTGGTAAGAATTTCCGATGCAACTCCCATCTGGCCAGCCACCAGAGAGTGCACGCAGAAGGCAAATCCTACAAGGGCCAAGAGGTTGGAGAGAGCCCTAGTACAAGGAAACGGCAGCGTGCCACACCAGTGCCAAAGTGTCACGTGTGCACTGAATGTGGGAAGAGCTTTGGCCGAAGGCACCACCTTGTGAGACACTGGCTGACCCACACTGGGGAGAAGCCCTTCCATTGCCCTCGCTGTGAGAAGAGCTTTGGCCGAAAACATCACCTGGACAGGCACCTGCTGACCCACCAGGGACAAAGTCCCCGGAACAGCTGGGACAGAGGAACATCTGCCTTTTGA